The Candidatus Paceibacterota bacterium genomic sequence GCACCAGCTCGGTGATCTCGTCATTGAACACCTCGGTGCGGGCCAACTCGGTCAGCCGGCACTCGATGTAGCGCGGCGCCGCCGCCACGTCGCCCGTGTAGATATTGCCAAAGTTTCCCTGGCCCTCGATCAGGTAGCGCTTGTTGGTCAGCACCACCAGCGCGTCGCCGATGGAGGCGTCCCCGTGCGGGTGATACTGCATCGCGTGCCCCACGACGTTGGCGACTTTGATGAAGCGGCCATCGTCCTTGTCGTGCAGGGCCCAGAGGATGCGGCGCTGGACGGGCTTGAGGCCATCCGCGAGATTGGGAATGGCGCGGTCGCGGATGACGTAGGAGGCGTAGTCGAGAAAGCTGCGGTTGACGCGGCGATGGAGCGGCAGGTCAATCTTGCTTGGCACAAACGGCCGCGTGGGCGCCGGCAGAGCGACCCCCTCGGCAAGGACGTGCGTGGCGCCATTGCCGCCTTGGGCGGGTTTGCGCTTCGAAGGCTTGCCATTGCCGCCTTGCGGAGCGGGCGCGGCGTTGACCACGCCCGGGGTGTTGTCCGGAAGTTCCTGGATCGGGAGCTCGGGCTGGTTCGGATTGCTCTTGCGTTTGGCTGACATGGTGGAATGCGCTCTTTGGAAAGTCGCTTCGTCCGGCGAGGTAATGACTCAGGCCAAAGCCAATCCGTGCTGAACGAACGGCCGAAAGTCAGAAGTGTTGACGGTGGCTAGCTTCGCGCCACAGCGGATTGCCACAGCCGCAATCACGCAGTCCGCCAGCGAACGGGGCCGGCGGCCCGTCTTGTTGAAGAGTTGGGTAGCCGCTTCGGCATCAATAACGGAAAGGACTTCAACCTGTGAGAAGATCTGCCGTGCAAACAGCTCATCACGCGCCGAAAGCGGGCCGCAAAACAGCTCTGCCCACGCGACTGCTGACGTACCGAGAATCTCGTTTCCACTCAGCCACAAGTTGAGTTGGGATTCCTCCGGCGAACCGGCTCGCAGCGCACTCACCAGGAAGTTGGTGTCCAGATGGATCATTGCCTCCAGGCCCTTTACCGCCGGGCGTCTCGAATCGTGTCCATCCAGGCCTTGGCCTTGGCCTCGTCAAGATCCAGGCTGCGCTGCAGCGCGTGAAACGCTTCCAGCGGAGTCATCTTCTCAACGCGCCCCTCCGCCTCCGACGCTTCCAGAACCGTCAGTAGCCCCTTTCCTCTCTCTGGCAGTTTCGACGGTTCCCGCGCGACGATATGACCGTGGTCTATTTCAACTTCCACCGTTAGATAGCTCATGACTAACCAATACAGTCCCTGCCGCATCTGCGCGATGAAAATCTCACCTCAAGGCGATACGCCTCACTGCTTCGGAGGCACCGGAAGTT encodes the following:
- a CDS encoding PIN domain-containing protein, yielding MIHLDTNFLVSALRAGSPEESQLNLWLSGNEILGTSAVAWAELFCGPLSARDELFARQIFSQVEVLSVIDAEAATQLFNKTGRRPRSLADCVIAAVAIRCGAKLATVNTSDFRPFVQHGLALA